A genomic segment from Aegilops tauschii subsp. strangulata cultivar AL8/78 chromosome 1, Aet v6.0, whole genome shotgun sequence encodes:
- the LOC109765722 gene encoding uncharacterized protein: MACVEEDDFCFVEPIFYDEARDLARRARALEMTRREEEEKARQEEEKARKAEERRRRGLDHKRVMASIVEYDPKTKRKVCTRYSFNDFSVFDINEESPIPPMRYTKRSVHGLKLRDTANILTVKIVSSDKGFPINVYGTIIARDSIDHKCMYLFNRTRDNCQPIKSRDENLILTGPGRGLVLLDFIYLEIDLKIKVGEEPLGEQISKGLLMIDGRVLPRVKKVAVAHQTLESWFSIVDVRYATLLHAVEGTFEIKLLEGRFCGNITAGINGIQPRIVIYNSKEDGVVSCEGRTDITLRRRVMTLRLDGMLTLGFAVRGLGGAATRKQKVEFTPQHRGEEKKEFSCGTAKLQVKVFWSMLDYRR; this comes from the exons atggcttgcgtcgaGGAGGATGACTTCTGCTTTGTGGAGCCTATCTTCTACGATGAGGCGAGGGATCTAGCCAGGCGAGCTCGGGCGTTGGAGATGACCCGgcgggaggaagaggagaaggCGCGGCAGGAAGAGGAGAAGGCGCGGAAGGCGGAGGAGAGACGGCGGCGAGGCCTAGATCACAAGCGGGTCATGGCATCCATCGTCGAGTACGACCCCAAGACGAAGCGCAAGGTCTGCACCCGCTACTCCTTCAACGACTTCTCGGTCTTCGACATCAACGAGGAGT CGCCTATCCCTCCAATGCGATACACCAAGAGGTCTGTACATGGTTTGAAACTCCGAGACACTGCAAACATACTTACTGTCAAGATAGTATCCTCGGATAAAGGCTTCCCAATCAATGTGTATGGCACTATCATCGCTAGAGACAGCATCGACCACAAGTGCATGTACCTCTTTAACCGCACCAGGGACAATTGCCAACCTATCAAGTCAAGG GATGAAAATTTGATCTTAACTGGCCCAGGTCGAGGTCTGGTATTACTTGATTTCATATATCTGGAGATTGATCTTAAAATCAAGGTTGGCGAGGAGCCTCTAGGCGAGCAAATCAGCAAGGGTTTGCTTATGATTGATGGACGAGTTCTGCCTAGAGTCAAAAAGGTTGCTGTTGCACATCAAACTCTTGAGAGCTGGTTTAGTATTGTGGACGTGAGGTATGCAACTCTTCTTCATGCTGTCGAGGGTACGTTCGAGATCAAGTTACTTGAGGGACGTTTCTGTGGAAATATCACGGCTGGCATAAATGGCATTCAACCTAGGATTGTGATTTATAATAGCAAGGAAGACGGTGTGGTGTCTTGTGAAGGCCGTACAGATATCACACTCCGTCGGCGTGTCATGACCCTCCGTCTGGATGGTATGCTCACACTTGGCTTTGCAGTCCGTGGTCTTGGTGGTGCTGCTACTAGAAAACAGAAAGTTGAATTCACACCACAACACCGTGGTGAAGAGAAAAAAGAGTTCTCTTGTGGTACTGCCAAGCTTCAAGTGAAGGTCTTCTGGTCCATGCTGGACTATAGGCGGTAA